In the Stegostoma tigrinum isolate sSteTig4 chromosome 42, sSteTig4.hap1, whole genome shotgun sequence genome, TGGCTGGATTTCTGCAGGCTTATACAGAATCTGAGTGATACCAAACTGTCATGAATAATTGGGTCAGGTCTCGGGGCGACTGTGTGTCTATTTCTGAGCCACATGCCTTAGGAACGATGTCAGGAATCATGGGAGGGCTGTAAGAGAGGTTTGTTCAGAATCTTGCATTAGGTATGGTGTATTTCAGACCAGAgaaactggggctgttttccttagagaagaACAGCTATTGTGGTTGGAAATGAACAAGGGTAACTGGAGGGAGAATTGAGCTACTTCTTTGACAGTGTCATTGTACTCTCCAATGTGGGAAGCTGTCTGAACTTTCAAAGGGGGAATGAGGTAAAGAGCTGAAAAGGAAAAGATAAGAGAGCTGTTGAGGAAGAATTGGGTTTGGTGAAAATGGGGTTAACACATAGCTGAGTGACCTGCTTTGCTGCATTACTGTATAATTCTACAAGAGTCCATTCAGCCAAATTTCCCCGGACAAGGCAATCACTTTGTGCCTTTTCAATAAATATTCTTACCAAAAAACAACTCCCAGGAAGCCTTGATGGTCTTGAAGTGTGCTTTACCTCACAGGCTGGTTCTGGTGCCACCTGAGGTTGCTGTCCACTCCTAGATAGTAGAACAGTGGTGGTTTTCTTTGCACACCTCTTTTGGTGGGTTTTGTCACTTGTCAGTCTAATAGCAGAGCTGCCTATTCGAGCCTAGGCTCAGAGTGGCACAGCAAAGCTGCTTGTTGCAGCTTCTGGTGAAAAGATTAACTGGATTTGCTGCAGTTGTACCGCAGGAAACGGAGTTAAAAATCTCACAATACCGagtcactgcacctgacaaagggactGTGAtccgaaagcttgtggtttcagataaacctgttggacttataacctggtgttctgtggtttttgactttgtccactccagtcctaCACTGGCACTTCCATGTCACAGAAAACTGAGATAAGCCAAAAAACCCCACGTAATCATATGCTTAGTCTTGGCCATACAGGTGCTCTGCACCATGTGAACTCCTGTAACACTACCTCCATCTCACCTTGTCCTTCAGGTTTATCCAGTTTCATTCCCCTTTATGTGGATTGATGATATTCCCCTCGATCCCTCCCTGTGGGAGTGTGGCCCACATTCTGGGTGAGGTTGTCTCCTCAGAATTCCCCACTGGGTTTATCAGTGACATTCTTCATTTGTGCAGGGCATTGCTTgcctagaccagcatttattactcatccctaattgccctggagaaggtggtggtgggctgcttTCTCAAACAGATACAGTTCTTGGTGCTGTAGTTTCCCCACGAAAGGGGCACGTCCTCTCTCCATTGTTTTCTccatccccccccccgccttcgtTTTCAACATCTGTCTTGGATCACCTCTCAGCCCCCTGTTTATCCAAGAGTGAAGAGCACAATCTGTTTGGTCTTTCTTTCCTGATATAAACCCCCTCGGTTCTAGCATTTTTCTCCTTGCAGCTCCGTGGTGCCTCTCTTTCTTCTGGTCACATGGAATGAGTTGAAAGTGTAATCCCACTCCCTGGGCTATCTTGCACACAACCCTGCAAGATTTCACCTGCCAGATATTAATCCTATCACCTTCTGGAAGTTCCTGCTCAATCTAGATGTCATGCCCTGCAACAGTTTAGGAAACAGCTGAGGGCTATAGCGGAGGAGGGTATTGTGTATTAGGATAGACCAATGAGAGTCTACTGGTATCTGTGGGAGGCTAAAAGGTTTCCAAAACTTGCTTGTTGCAGAAGGAGGTCACAGCCTaaggggttgggggagggaagggcTGCTGAGGGCGGAGGATGCGTgcccgtgtgtgtctctctcctgtgtgtgtgtgtgttgggggtggggggggtgcggtgctGATCCTGGGTGGGCAAGGGGATGTAACCATTGATTGAACCTTCTGGTCCCTGCCCcatgcccctctccctgtccctcagctgcaccccccctcccccccccccccaaccaccaccaacccacgcacacacacacccccctactcGGCCCTCTCTGTCCCGCCGCGCAATCGCTGTTCAGGCATCTCGTCCCACCCTCCCTGTTCCCCATCCCACAACCTCTGCATTACCATGATCCCCCTCACTGTTGGTGTTGAATGTGGGAGCACTAGTTGGAGGGAGCCACAGTTCACCATTTGGAAATATACCCATGGTGTAACCTGCCCTGTGTGATGTTGGCATACAGCTGACAGTCTGCTGTGTAACCTGCTGTCACTGTCTGTGAAGATAGTACCTCTAGATCTGGTTGGGGTGAAGGCGATCAATGAAATTGGAAATGTActtattttcaatttgttttgctttttctaCCTTTCTATCAGGAACTGCGAGAGAGAGTGCTGCGAGGCAAGTATCGAATCCCTTTTTACATGTCCACAGACTGTGAAAACCTACTGAAGAAATTCCTGGTACTAAATCCAGCCAAACGAGGCAGCTTAGAGGTGAGTTAGAGAGAGATGTATGTCCATTCTTTGTATAGCATTTTAAATGTACAGGGGGCTGTTTTTGCAGTGCAGTCAAGTATAATCTGTGCAGGCACAGCATTGTACTTGCTTCAGTCAGCCAGGGCTAGTCTGTTCCTGACATTCATCATCCTTAAACACCATTCTCATTCAGGCCTACTATCTGGTGGATGGTGGGGTTTGGTTATCCTCCAGTCTGGTTATCTCGCCGTGTCCCAGGAATGGGAGAGATCTTTGCACCTCTGAAACCCATGATGTGGAATTTATGGCACAGAAACTTGGGATATTGCTGTGCTGTTGTCAGCTGTGATTTCTCCATTGCCCATGTGACCATCCTAGTTAATAGCTGATTGGCTGAAGGGCTTCGGGAGGTCCTCTGATGGTGGAAGATACACTGCAGGAATCAGAGTCTACCTTCCTTTGTTGAATCTGACTGTAATTATTGTCTTGACCAGCAAATAATGAAAGATCGCTGGATGAATGTTGGTTATGAGGACGATGAGCTGAAACCGTACACAGATCCTGAGCCAGACTACAAGGACCCCCGGAGAACAGGTCAGTTTTCTCCCAGTATCCATTCCCCAGTCTTCCCACTTGCCAGTTCTTGTTGCTTTAACAGTCTATTCCCTTCACTGCAGACCTCATGGTAAACATGGGATACACTCGGGACGAGATCACTGACTCTTTGGTGAACCAGAAGTACAACGAAGTCATGGCGACGTATCTGCTGCTGGGCTGGAAGACCTCTGAGGTAACTGAGAGCTGAGAATGCAGTGACGGGAGCTGATGTTGGAATCCTATTGCATTCTTTCAGTTTCTCTCACTCATGCTTCGCAACTGTGACAGATTGTGCTGCAAACCACGGCCCCCTTCCTCCATTAACTATCCCCACTTCCCCCTTTCAACCCACACAACCATTGCCAGAAATCACTAAAGGCCTGGTAGCACCGCAATCTCAGTGTTGGCCTGGTTATCCTGTGGTAGCAAGCTATTGATGTCTGGCTCTTGTTACTGTTGGCATTACGGTGTTCCTCGTTGTTGTGCTGATTTACTCAGAACGGGAttgtttgtgttttgtgcacagttGGATGCAGATTCGCTGTCCACTAGTAACTTGTGTTTGAAGCCACGCACTGACCATACAAACAGTAACGCACAGTCCCCCTCCAACAAGATACAGCGAAGTGTCTCATCCAGTCAGAGACCACGTCGGATCAGTGAACAAGGTATTTTCAGATGATTCCTCATTGCCCAGGAACAGCTGGGTTTCTGTGAAGATAGTTCACTGGGAAAGATTAGATTGTATATCTTTGCCATTTCAATGCTGTACACAACAACTGTGATACACTGATTGTGGATTAGACGCAGATTCAGAGCTCTGTGATGTTTCCTTCCGTGTTTTACTGCTTTCTATAAAagtagctttactctgtatcaaaccccatgctgtccctgacctgggcatatttgatggtggggacagtgtagagggagctttactctgtatctaaccccatgctgtccctgaccctgggagtgtttgttgggggacagcgtagagggagctttaccctgtgtctaaccccgtgctgtccctgtcctcggCATGTTTGTtgggggacaatgtagagggagctttactctgtatgtaaccctGCGCTGTCCCCAGGCTGATGTGCTACAGGTTTGATGAGGCAGTTGCTGAATTTATGGAGTTCTGGTGGATGTTGAATCCTCCGTCTCTGAGAAATGGAAAACAGGAATGTGTGAGGGTGATGGTTATTAAATCTCTCGAATGGTTTCTGTGCTGAAATCTGGGGGGAATGTTTTGTCTTGAATACATGCTGCTGCCAGCAGAAATTCCCCGCACACCGCTCTTCACCCTGTGACTCTTTTTGATCATTGCTGCAGCTGGTCCCACTAACCCCagcagcaactcctattccaagAGGAACCAGGCAAATAGCACTGACTCCAAACACCAGGATGAGGAGAAGGACAGTTCACGGCGCTCCAACAGCAATGTGAAGGTGCCAGCCAGTCCCCACACTGGCTCAGACAGGAAGAAGTCAAACACGCCATCCTCTATGGTGGGTCAGAATGCAGTATCATACAGCTACAGGAATAATTTTTGTCTCGGGCCTTGTACCCGACACTGCGCCTCATTGTCCTCTTCTAAAGCAAATGTTTCTCATCTCTCTGTGCCCCTCCGTCCCACCCTTACAGAACAACACACTGACCAGCAGTGTGAGCCGTGACAGGAACTCCCCAATGGCAGATCGAGCTGGTACAGGTCAACAAGGCAATGTACAAAACAGCAAAGACAGGTAACCACTCTGAATCAGACCGTTGTCACATTCTATATCGCACTCACACTGTAGACTGACTGAGTTCAATGTGCCTGCTATATCTGTTATTGGGCATCCCAGACCTTAGGAAGCCAGAGCCAGGCTGTACTTAAATTCTATCACCACATTAAATCGGAGcaagagtatgccattcagcccctgaagtCTGCTCCAattagataatggctgatctgtttataATTCAGATACCACGTTCCCATCCACGCCCAATTACCTCTGATACCCCTACAGAAGAGAAGTATAcctacatctgccttaaaaacattcaaatgaCCCTGTCTCTATGACCACCTGAGGCTGAGGCTCCAAAGTTGTACCATGTacaaagagaaaatgtttctcctcatctctgtcctacaTGGGAAATCTCTCATTTTAAACCAGTGACTCCCCCACCACCAGCTCACTCAGTGTTTACAGGCATCCACTTGACACGTGGTGGGTCTTGGGACATTGTATGGAAGGGAAACACAGGATGAGGAATGGGGGCTACATGGTATTGGGTAGGGGAGGTGAAGAATGGTGGATGCACAGGCCAGGTTGGGTGGGAAGGGAATGGTAGGTGCACAGCCATGAGAGGAAGAGGTGGCGTACAGGCCCAAGGGGCGTGGAGTGGGGAATGGTGGGTGTACAGAATGAAGTGTGCGATGGGGTGACCTGTAAAGCAGAATGGACCGAGTTTTGTCAATTATATTTTCCTTTGTCCTCTAGTTCGTCAGTACCAAGCTCCAGAGTATCCTCCATGTCTGTCAGTTCGGCAAGAACCCGGCACACGAAATCTATGTCCACCTCTGTTCATCCATCCAAAAACACAGCAACTAATAATGACGCTCAGCGTCCAAGGTAAGCTTTCTGTGAACAGGCTTCTCTCCAGTTACAGTACTCGCTGCTCTGCAATGGTCCTGAGTTACTGGGACTGCAGTATATCACAGCAACTTCCCTCCCAGGTGCTCTCCTGTTTGCACTGCAGAGCTGCCCCACCCTGAATATTGAGCTTTTGTTACCTGGCTGTTGGCTCTGCCACTCAGATTCCCAGGCACCAAAAGCTACGAGCTTGAGGAAACAGATCCTGAGGCAGACTTTACAGTGATGCCAATGGAGAAAGCAGTCAGAGCTGTCAAGGGAAAACCTACTCCACATTTACAAAGGCATGCATTATCCTGGGGGATTCTGTTGCTTTTCACTGAACAAATGTGTGTGTACTGCAAAGAGGAAGGAACCACAATTAATATTCCCTGCCAGTGCTGGAGCAGGCAGGTTCCCTGGGAATGGGAGTGAGTCGAGTCAGAGTGTGAGCTTCACAAATCTCTGCCTCAGATATCCCAGCGAGCTGGGGCCACTCAAGCGTACAAGGTCACCCCCATTGGAGTTAGCGTTTCTACCAAAGTTATGAATGTGTTTTAGGTGCAGTATCATTTGATTCAAGAGGGAAGCCACAAAAGCTGCTTTCTGCATAGTCAGATCCCAGAGCAGCAGTCAAATAAGGGGACTGTTGTTTTAGGTTGTTCATGCTCGGGAAATACTGGCCATGGTAGATCAAGGAGAATCCATGCAGCTCCCAGCCCCTGGTACTGCTGTGGGAATCTTAACATCCACTGGACTAGATTAGTGTGATGCAGCACAACTGATGGTATGTCACTTGTTCAGCACTGATCTCCTGAGCGCGGTGAACCCCTGAGTGTGGCACctcctaccccccaccccccccccccccccccccccaccccctgcactGGCCCCTGAGCATGTCACGCACCACCACCTTCGCGCTGGCCCCCTCAGTGCAGTgtgttcccccccacccacccccccacaagcGCATTACAGCACTGGCCCCCTCCCCCTGAGCACAGCACTGCCGTCAGCGCTGGACAAAGCTGGCTGTAGTTCTCGGTTCTGGATTTATTTCGGAAGTGTAGTGGTGTTTTTCTGTTGTGTTTGCAGGGGATCAGTTCACATTTTTTGGCTCCTTTCTGTTGTCTCCACAGCACTGCTCCCCAGCGGATCCCTGTCACCTCACCCTCTGCTCACAATgttactgctgccactgagcccAGCAACTTCCCAAGGGGTGTCGCTAGCCGGCGCACCATTGACGGGGGGCAGCTCCGACAGTTCCGCGATCAACAGAATGCTGCGTTCAATGGCCCCCCTGCCTCACCCACCTTGTCTCATGGCAACAGCCAAGCACGGAGAGGggcatctggcagcatcttcagcaagttcacctccaaatTTGTCCGCAGGTAAAGAGCTCATCTGTTTGTCTTCGCCTCTTCCCATTCTCTCCTGGTGACCCTTCTCTGTTGGTGTCCTGATGGTTGTACGCAACAATCTGTCAGCCACACTCCAACCCCTACTGTCTACTCATCCTGTCCCTGTGGGAGGCCCAATTCGATGCTAAAAGCAGCACGAACAGTGGGAAGATCCAAATAAACCCCaccaaagagccagcacaggcatGCTGGGCAGAATGGTTTCCTCTGTTTTATGCTCTGAAGTTATTTTAGTTTTATCCTAACAGTACAGTTGACACCTTGCCTAGAAAATGGCAAAACTCCAGGTGAATTACCCAGTGTCCCCTTCAATTTCTTTTCAGAAGCCAGTGCAGGCTTTGTTTAGATTCCAGCTCCTCCATCCCCAAGAGCTCGGTGCCAGAACTGCCTTCTCTTACTCCAACAACATTGCCCTGGCCCCAGAGTTTGGGAGGCTGCATCTACTTGTGGAATGGCACCCCATGATAGGACTTACAAGGGGTGGGGTTGCTGCTGAGGGGAGGCACGAGGAGAAACCGGGGAAGCTGCTGGTGCCACAGAAGCAGTGAGGAGGCTGCAGGAATATCGTGGTCATTAGGAAGCTGACAAGCACCACAACATCTCAGAATGGCTCGTCAAGCTAGAATGCGTCAGAGGGGTGGTTCTGCTGGTTAACGATGGTAGCAGCACAACAGAGAGGAATGACCTAAGCTCAGGAAACTGATGTTAAGCTAGCTTGATTAACAATGAGACATGATTGGTGAAGAAAGTGGTGCGATTGTATACAGATCCTCCAACAAAGTAATTGCGTAGGGCAATGTAGgcaggaagaaataatgggagcttgtTAGAAAAGCCTAGTGATCATTTGCGAGATTTTAACCTACATCTAGACATAAGGTAAACATTTACAGGATGGATTGTGGGTGGACACAATATTAATAAAAAGACAAAGAATGGCTGACTAAAAGATAAACGGGGAACAAAAGATTGGAAATTAAGAGAAAAGTAACCAGAAATaagaaaaaagacagaaagagaatcaagcaggtattttgcatcagtcttcactgtaaAAGGATATCAGTAAGATCCCAGAAATAGTTGTAAATCAGGAAGTGGAAGGGAGAAAGGAACTCTGGTGAATCATGATCAAAGGGACTCGATGCTAAGTGAACCAGCGGAGCTGAAGGTTGACAGGTCCCTGGGTTCGGGTTGTCAGGAAGGAACGAGTGGAGAGCCCCAGGATTCAGTGCTGGGGCTTCCACTTTttacaagtgacttgaatgaatgGTTCAAAGATGTCgtctcaaaatttgctgatggcacaaagatcGCTAGGAAAGGAAGTCGTGGGAAGGACATACGTAGATCCAAAGGGTTATTCATACGTGGTGAGGAGGCAAAGGCCTGACAAATGAAGGCCAGTGTCGAAAAAagtgaagttgtccattttggcagaataAGTAAAGAAGCAggttatctaaatggtgagagatgaCACAACTCTCAGATGcagggggatctgggtgtcctcttGCATGAGTCACGAAAAGTTAGTCTGTGGGTACAGCAACAGGTAATTAATTTAATGCATTGCTATGGAAAGGAGACCTGAGCATGAATAGGGAAGTAATGTGTCAGCTATACAGACTGCGTTTGGGGGTACTGTGTCACCTTATTGTAGAAAGGATGTAACTATGCTGGAAACATTTCACAGAAGACTTTTGGAACTCTGTTCATCAAAAGGTGATGGAATCAGAGCCATatgtatttttaaggcaaaggtagagaGATTCTTGACAAGCAAGGAGTGGagcggggtgggtggggtggggtggggtgtttgGGCTCTGTAGTAATGTGGGGTGATCAGATTGGCCACAATATGAATGAATGGTGCAGCAGCCTTGAGGGGCCCCCAATCTGTATGTTCATGTGTTGGCCTTTATCTCAAGGATAGGAATAAAAATTCCTGACTTTCAATCTTGCTGAACCTTTGTGAAGCCACATCTTGAGTACTGTGTAAAGTTTTGCTCCCTTTACCTTtggaaagagaattttttttctgagagGGAGTGCTTCCCCTGACTGGCTCTCTATTCCTGAGAGCTCCTGAGAGATTGCTCAGAAACTTGTGTATCTCAAAGGGTGCCCCTCATCCTTGCTTGCTATTCTCTTCCTAGATTTCATTTGTTTTGTGGGGTGTGCATGTTGCttgctgggctagcatttattgcctgtccctacttgTTGAGAAGCTTGTTggtgagctacctccttgaaTTGCTGCACTTCATCTTATCCCATAATGctgtgaggaagggagttccttgtgccttgtagcaggtggacaggctctggggagtcagggtgagttactcgctgcagggttcctagcctTTGTCTTGATgctgtagtcactgtatttatcCCATTCACTTGTTAACTAGCTGGGGTCTGCTCTGCTGAAGCCACTTGTATGGGGAATTGAAGTGTTGTGGCGTAGGTGGGTACAGACACACCACCCTCATTCCCCAAGGTCACCAAGGCCAGTAGCTGTCATTAAGTGACAGTGTGTTGActcgtttggaatactgtgcacagttctggttgccacacccCAGAAAGGCTGTGGATGCAgcagaggtttgccaggatgttgcctagattaGAGTCTCTTCGGAGAGGTCAGACAaacttgcattgttttcactggtgttggaggctgaggactGATTTTAGAaggatataaaattatgacacacctggatagggtggatagttggagtctcttTCCCACGGTGGAAATGTAaaatactagagggcataggtttaaggaaaaaggggaagaagttaaaaggagatgtgaggtTTTTACAGAtgatggtaagtgcctggaatgcactgccaggggaggtggtagaaacaaAGTTTGAGTGATTTAAACAGAGACAAATAAAGAggatagagggatacggaccatgtgcaggcagatgggattagttcagaataGCATTGTGCTCTgcacaggcatggtgggccaaagggcctgttcctatgctgtactgttctgtgacCAACCCTAGTTTCCAATTATATCCCAACCTATACATGCATGGCACCTAGTGGCTGCTGAGAGAATGACAGAGCATTGAGCTGGGGAAAGTAGAAGtgaaaagaatcatagaatccctacagtgtggaaacgggtcctttggcccaacaaatccacgctgatccttggagcatgccacccagacccatccccttataatcccacctaaacactacaggcaatttagcatggccaattcacctagcctgcacctctttggactgtgggagaaaaccggagcccTTGGAGGAAattacacagacacggggagaaagtgcaaactccacactgagagtcgcccgaggctggaatcgagcccgggtccctggcgctgtgaggcagcagtgttaaccactgagccaggagAGAAGGCTTTTCAAGATGGGCAGATACAAAACTGCAACCCACAGGAATAACTGACGTTCAGCAATTATGAATTGAGTTAATCTATGGGCCTTAAATTCTTTGAAGAATTTCCTGTGATTTGTGTAACCCCTTTCCTGCCCCTATTGAATACTGGACTAGGACAGTAAGCAAAAATGAACAGCTGAGTTCCTGGTGCATCCTACAATAAGGAGAATGTGACCAGCTCAGAGCTGCTAActaggagactgtgtgtgtgtgtttgtgtgtgtgagagagagagagagacagggtctGCATTGCGCACAGTGTTATCAGGGTTGGGTCATTGCCCTTGTTCATTGACTAGAGAAAATGTCAGCATGTGATTGGTATTCAGCTCACGTGTGGGGTGTTATCAGGCAAGGCAAGCTTGACAAGTTCATATTCATGTACAGTGTCAACACTCAACGCATAGCATTTTAATTCAGCAGGGTGGAACTGTCAGGCTCTGACACAGCAGgagaaggctgttcagcccctcaagcatgtGCTATCCATTACATCATGGCTAACCCTTATCATAACTTTATCCAACTGCCCCATAAGTATTAAATCTTCACTCGAAAATCTCACTGCTGCCAACATCTGGAGTGTGCAAGTTGTtttggagtgtgggagagggagtggaggtATGCTTTTGAtttgtgtgggtgttggggatgtATAGTTTGGGGATGGGCTGAGAGTGTGGGGtttgagggggcagtgtgtgttggaggggggtACAAGGGAGGAGGGAAAGGAACAGGGCtgctcatccccaattgccccAAGAGTTGAGGGAGCTGTTGGGAGCACAGTTAAGAGATAACCCTATTGGTGGGGTCTGTACTTGCatgtgggtaaggatggtggatttcccttgctaaaggacagtagtgaccCAGGTGGCTTCTTGCTATCATTTCATAGTGGTTGTGTGGTTGCCGTTAGAGTACCTTTTTATTCcagagatttttattgaatttaaattttcaccatctgccacagcaagAATTGAATCACTTCCTGAGCTTTTTCCAATGTTTTAATTGAAACTTGGCCCAGTTTAATTTTGTTCATCACCCAAAGACTTGTGTTTGTATCGGGTGTTTGGGTGATGAAGGATTCTCGCAGTCCACTGTCAACCTGTGCCTTTCCTTAAAACATCAATTGATTGTTACCAAACATTGGGACCTGGAGGTAGGACGCAGTGTCTGATTTCAGGTCCTTCTCCAGAAGAGCAGAGCATTTACATTGTGATTGGATGAGAATATGACATTTACTGCTGTACACCGTCTCCATGGCAATATCAGGATGTGGGTGGTCTGGGTCTGTTACCGTGGTGACATATGTAACTCAGAGTTTGGGCAGAACTCCTGAGTCTCACCTCATTCATTTGTGAAAGGGTATCATATCGCAATGAGCTCCACACTGGACTCCCATTCCCCAACATCCTGCTCCTGGCagacgcgccccccccccccccacctcgccaCTCTGTTGGCCCTCCCTTCTCCTGCCCTCTTGCCCCAACCCCCTCCCTGCTGTTTTGTTCCTCATCCCTGCCTTCCCCTTTTATGATCGGAATTGATGTTGCTGAAGGCCCTCTGTTGCTGGGAGGGTAGAATTACATTGTGGTGTGTTTGTAGAGGAAGATTGTGTTGGTGGAATAAGGTAGTGTGGTATATAGCAGGAAGGAAGTGCACGTAGATGAATGGTTTTGAAAGTTATACAAAGATAATATAACCATATGAATCTGGTGCAAAACCAGCCGtccagccccttgagcctccTCCACCTGTCAGTAGGATCATAACTGAGCTTCGGCTTACAGAAAACGTCACTTTATTAATTCAAAGAAGGAAGACATGGGCCTGTTTTGTTGCAGTGTGGGCAGCAAGAGGTGGTGGCTCCAGGCATTGGGCAATTGTTGGAGTAGTGTTGGTGACGGAGTTTGACCTGGCTCCTCCATTTTCTGATGGTTCTTTCCTTTGCTCctgacgctgtgtcactgaatcACCTTCCTCTGTGTGCCATGTATGTGCCTCACTGTTTCAAATGGGGGAGCCAGTAGCACTCACCTGACTCTCCCTATTGAGACGTGGCAGTATGTTGGAATATCTCCACGTGTCTGTTGAGTCAGAGAAACCAGTTGGCCTGGTTGGTGGTTCCACCACTCCTCTCACCTAATTTCtacccccacccaacacacaccatacacacacacccctcatcctcctgggTTTTAGACCCCTCCCCCCTTGTCCTCCTGTAGTGTTAAAGGCTGGAGGTGACTCATCACCCCCCATCATCCTTGATGCTAGGGTTATTGAGGGCGGTTGCTTCACCTCCTTCCTGTGACAGTGGTATGGATGGTGCCACTTGATGGGTTTATAATCGATTGTGACATTTCAGGGAAGTTGAATGTTATGTCTTGCTGATTAAAGTAACCCTCTCTCTACTGGTTTCCTATAAGCAGCGGCTAGTAGCTCAGTGACTATTTAGTTGCTTACGAGAGTTTGGCCTTGACAGTAACTCTGCTGCGAACTCTGGCAGGATCATCAGTCTGCACCCTTCTCCTCCGTGCACCCCCACCAGGAACCAAGAGCTGTATGCCAGTCAGTCACTGTTTTTGTGGACCTGTCCCTCTGCCAGGCTGGGTGCAGGTGAGGGAGACTGGTGTGTGGAGGAAAGCAGCAGCCTGCCAAATGGAGACGAGGTCCAGCAGTGCCGTAAATCTCAAACCTGTTGTTCACCTTAACAGCCCTGACTGCCTGAGCCTTTCGTTTGCACTCACTTTTATTCTGAGCCGTATCCATggctgtgggtgagggtgagctgTGACAGCCAGAGATCTCCCATCTGGTTCCTGGCCATTGAGCCCTGCTACTGTGTGAATAATGGGTAAATACTATAGTGCCCCTCATAGCCAGCTAGCTCCTTGGTGAAGGTCTTATAAGCAAGGGAATAGTGTACAGCAGTCAGTTGTCTGGCATCTctgaactgctgctgctgatTGTAGCAGTGTGCACTGCAACATGTCGACAATGGTGGCGTCGGTCAGTGTGACTCATTTACTCTTCAAACCTTTCTTCTTGTTTCTGTTTTTAGAAATCTGTCTATAAGATTTGCGAAAAGGTAGGAACAC is a window encoding:
- the mark2b gene encoding serine/threonine-protein kinase MARK2 isoform X5; this encodes MTTRTPLPPVNESDQHTGGHPDPPLQSKSSSRSSMPRCRNSIATTTEDTPHIGNYRLLKTIGKGNFAKVKLARHVLTGKEVAVKIIDKTQLNSSSLQKLFREVRIMKILNHPNIVKLFEVIETEKTLYLVMEYASGGEVFDYLVAHGRMKEKEARAKFRQIVSAVQYCHQKCIVHRDLKAENLLLDGDMHIKIADFGFSNEFTLGNKLDTFCGSPPYAAPELFQGKKYDGPEVDVWSLGVILYTLVSGSLPFDGQNLKELRERVLRGKYRIPFYMSTDCENLLKKFLVLNPAKRGSLEQIMKDRWMNVGYEDDELKPYTDPEPDYKDPRRTDLMVNMGYTRDEITDSLVNQKYNEVMATYLLLGWKTSELDADSLSTSNLCLKPRTDHTNSNAQSPSNKIQRSVSSSQRPRRISEQAGPTNPSSNSYSKRNQANSTDSKHQDEEKDSSRRSNSNVKVPASPHTGSDRKKSNTPSSMNNTLTSSVSRDRNSPMADRAGTGQQGNVQNSKDSSSVPSSRVSSMSVSSARTRHTKSMSTSVHPSKNTATNNDAQRPSTAPQRIPVTSPSAHNVTAATEPSNFPRGVASRRTIDGGQLRQFRDQQNAAFNGPPASPTLSHGNSQARRGASGSIFSKFTSKFVRRNLSIRFAKRSNLSAEKDENKDAKPRSLRFTWSMKTTSSMEPNEMMKEIGKVLDANNCEHEGRERYMLFCMHGDPAKDNLVQWEMEVCKLPRLSLNGVRFKRISGTSIAFKNIASKIANELKL
- the mark2b gene encoding serine/threonine-protein kinase MARK2 isoform X1 → MTTRTPLPPVNESDQHTGGHPDPPLQSKSSSRSSMPRCRNSIATTTEDTPHIGNYRLLKTIGKGNFAKVKLARHVLTGKEVAVKIIDKTQLNSSSLQKLFREVRIMKILNHPNIVKLFEVIETEKTLYLVMEYASGGEVFDYLVAHGRMKEKEARAKFRQIVSAVQYCHQKCIVHRDLKAENLLLDGDMHIKIADFGFSNEFTLGNKLDTFCGSPPYAAPELFQGKKYDGPEVDVWSLGVILYTLVSGSLPFDGQNLKELRERVLRGKYRIPFYMSTDCENLLKKFLVLNPAKRGSLEQIMKDRWMNVGYEDDELKPYTDPEPDYKDPRRTDLMVNMGYTRDEITDSLVNQKYNEVMATYLLLGWKTSELDADSLSTSNLCLKPRTDHTNSNAQSPSNKIQRSVSSSQRPRRISEQAGPTNPSSNSYSKRNQANSTDSKHQDEEKDSSRRSNSNVKVPASPHTGSDRKKSNTPSSMNNTLTSSVSRDRNSPMADRAGTGQQGNVQNSKDSSSVPSSRVSSMSVSSARTRHTKSMSTSVHPSKNTATNNDAQRPSTAPQRIPVTSPSAHNVTAATEPSNFPRGVASRRTIDGGQLRQFRDQQNAAFNGPPASPTLSHGNSQARRGASGSIFSKFTSKFVRRNLSIRFAKRMPIEGDGREGAESSRSNLSAEKDENKDAKPRSLRFTWSMKTTSSMEPNEMMKEIGKVLDANNCEHEGRERYMLFCMHGDPAKDNLVQWEMEVCKLPRLSLNGVRFKRISGTSIAFKNIASKIANELKL